One part of the Terrimicrobium sacchariphilum genome encodes these proteins:
- a CDS encoding hybrid sensor histidine kinase/response regulator — translation MTDSHLPDDVFAVAAAKGEIFSESEAERRLRTEAKFRRSEERYRTLFNSIDEGFCVFEMIYDATGQPVDYRFLEVNPAFEKHTGLADAEGRTILEMVPAHEKHWHEIYGRVAETGESIRFEERGEGMGRWFSVYAFRIDEPEQRRVAAIFSDITERKQAEEELAEAHRRKDEFLAMLAHELRSPLAPLVNMLNVLKHSEADVDLVRQATETMERQLGQMVRLVDDLLDVNRVGRDKLVLRKSRVELAPVIEQALEVCCPLAERLSHEIVVQLPAEPVYLLADRARLTQVFSNLLNNACKYTDANGRVSLEVWTEADKVVVKVADTGVGIQPDQLPHIFDMFRQASKSQEHMHGGLGIGLTLVQGLVEMHDGTVEAFSEGLGHGSEFLVRLPLYDESLGESGEEAPEVKAQAIRGRRILVVDDNVDAAESMAILLAMGGNETRTTHDGLAALAAAAEFRPDVVLLDIGLPGMSGLDVARLIRQEPWGENIALIALTGWGQEEDRRNSLEAGCNAHLVKPVEQAELMALLGRV, via the coding sequence ATGACCGATTCGCATTTGCCCGATGATGTGTTTGCCGTAGCCGCGGCTAAGGGTGAGATTTTTTCCGAGAGCGAGGCGGAACGTCGCCTGCGCACGGAAGCGAAGTTTCGGCGGAGCGAGGAGCGTTATCGTACGCTCTTCAATTCGATTGACGAGGGGTTTTGCGTCTTCGAGATGATTTACGATGCTACTGGGCAGCCGGTGGACTACCGGTTTCTTGAGGTAAACCCGGCGTTTGAAAAGCACACGGGGCTGGCTGATGCCGAGGGTCGGACGATTCTTGAGATGGTGCCAGCTCATGAAAAACACTGGCATGAGATTTACGGGCGCGTTGCTGAGACGGGCGAATCGATCCGGTTTGAGGAGCGCGGCGAGGGAATGGGGCGATGGTTCAGCGTATATGCGTTTCGCATCGACGAGCCTGAGCAGCGTCGCGTGGCGGCGATCTTCAGCGACATCACCGAGAGGAAACAAGCCGAGGAGGAACTCGCAGAGGCGCACCGCCGCAAGGACGAGTTTCTCGCCATGCTGGCGCACGAACTGCGCAGTCCGCTCGCTCCGCTGGTCAACATGCTCAATGTCCTGAAGCACTCCGAGGCCGACGTGGATCTGGTCCGCCAGGCAACCGAGACAATGGAGCGTCAACTCGGGCAGATGGTGCGTCTGGTGGACGACCTGCTCGACGTCAACCGGGTCGGTCGCGACAAACTGGTTTTGCGCAAGTCGCGGGTGGAGCTGGCTCCGGTCATCGAGCAGGCGCTCGAGGTATGCTGTCCTCTGGCTGAGCGCCTGAGTCACGAGATCGTCGTGCAGTTGCCCGCCGAGCCTGTGTACTTGCTGGCGGATCGCGCCCGGCTGACCCAGGTCTTCAGCAATCTCCTGAATAACGCCTGCAAGTACACGGATGCCAACGGCCGGGTCTCTCTGGAAGTCTGGACGGAGGCGGACAAGGTCGTCGTGAAGGTGGCCGATACCGGCGTGGGCATTCAACCTGACCAGTTGCCGCATATCTTCGACATGTTTCGCCAGGCGAGTAAATCTCAGGAGCACATGCACGGCGGGCTCGGCATCGGGTTAACGCTCGTGCAGGGACTGGTCGAGATGCACGATGGCACGGTCGAGGCGTTCAGTGAAGGGCTGGGGCACGGGAGTGAATTCCTTGTTCGCCTTCCGCTTTATGACGAATCTTTAGGCGAATCGGGAGAAGAAGCGCCGGAGGTGAAGGCGCAGGCAATACGAGGTCGGCGCATTCTCGTGGTCGATGACAATGTCGACGCGGCGGAGTCCATGGCCATCCTGCTGGCGATGGGCGGAAACGAAACCCGCACGACGCATGACGGCCTGGCCGCGCTGGCGGCGGCGGCAGAGTTTCGTCCGGACGTAGTGTTGCTCGATATCGGCCTGCCCGGCATGAGCGGGCTCGACGTGGCGCGCCTCATCCGGCAGGAGCCGTGGGGTGAAAATATCGCGCTCATCGCACTGACGGGCTGGGGCCAGGAGGAAGACCGCCGCAACTCGCTGGAGGCTGGTTGCAATGCCCATCTCGTCAAACCCGTCGAGCAGGCCGAGCTGATGGCGCTGCTGGGAAGGGTGTAG